The Gopherus evgoodei ecotype Sinaloan lineage chromosome 4, rGopEvg1_v1.p, whole genome shotgun sequence nucleotide sequence CTCCCTTCTCGGTGCCAGCCTCTCCCCTCTCCTTCAGACCCCAGGCCCTTGATCCTCTCTCCTTGACTTCTAAAGCAGTCTTGTTGGTCCTGTTTCTCCACCAGTCCCCCCTCCACACCACTATCATTTCTCTCCAGCTTTCTTGCCTCACTTCCTTACTTGTTCCTCAGAACAAGTTCCAGGTTTCACAGGGTGTGGGTGTTGAAGTAATTTTTGGTGTGTTGCACCCCAAATGCAGGTGAGCTGTTGGCCCTGTCCGTATAGAAACAAAAGAACTACCTCACCAGATCAGAGCAGTGGTTCATCTAATCTAGTATCCTGCCTCCAACAATTGCAAGCACTAGCTGCTTCAGAGTAAGGTGCAAATATGCTGTAAAGGACAATTATGAAATGGGAAGTTTCTTTGTCACCCTCACCAATTTATATCCCTTATGATTTTTCCCTAATGTGTCTGTAGATGTTCTCAttagccatataaatgtctaatccttttatGAATCCTGCCTCAATAAAagcttgtggcagtgagttccacagtttaattgtACAAagtatgaaaaagtatttcctctgaTCAATGCATTCAGTAAACTTCTAAACTATCCTAGTCTTTCCAGTATTTTCTCCTACTGAAGTCTCTCCATATGTCAAATCATTTTCCTTGCCTGTATTTCATTCCCTTCTATTTATACTTTTTGAGATGGATTGACCAGAACTGAGCACGGTATTCAAAATGAGGCTATCCCACTTATGTATATAATGGCACTATAATATTGTTGCCCTTTGGCCCAAGCAGTTAGCCAGTATTTGGGACTTTGCAGGGTTTTTTCTGTTGGGGGAAGAAATTGATGATAGGACTCAGGTATCGATGGAGCaattctgtttatttacaaagagtgTGCACAAAAGTCCTGTTCCCCTGAATACAGTAGGAGCAAACCTCAGTCCACATGGCTTAGCTTTGTCTTGCCTAGTGCCTTGGGTGATTCCACCCCCAATAGTCTGCAGTTGTTTTTAGTGCATAATGCAGCTTGATTACTACTTCTGTTGAGAGTACTTGGCACACCGATTGGTTTGATGAGGTCTGTGATTGCCTTTGGATCTAAGGCTATGGCTATACTAGAGAGATTACTGAGATGTAGCTGAACCTCTGCAGTactgccactgtaaggtctcgtgtgtagccactctatgctgacgggagagagctctcctgccggcataatttaaaccacccccaacaagtggcagtagctatgttggttggagagcatctcctgctgacatagcactgtccacaccggtgcttttgTCGGTGAAGCTTATgttgggcagggggatggggtttTTTTCCACCCcccgactgacaaaagttttgctgacaaaagtgctagtgtagacaaagcctgagactCACATGGTAGCAGCCATTAGCACATTTCACCATAacaatattttcaatattattttccaCTCCTTTCCTTATACATCATAATGTTTTGTTTCCACTCTACATTGAGCAGAGGTTTTGATTCAACTGTCCAGTTACCCACAGGTATTTTTCCAGATGTAAAGTTAATTTTGAACCCAGCAATGTGTATCAGTACTTCAGAGTATCCCTTTCTATATACATTACGTTGCAttgagagacaaagtgagtgagggaatattggaccaacttctgtcggtgaaagagacaagcttttgagcttacgtggagctcttcttcagacctgAAGAATCGTGGGGCCAACATAGTTACAACACTGCAAGTTACATTACATTGATCAATAGTGATAATTATCTGCCCATTCACCTCGCTTTCCGGGTCCCATGCACCTTCTCTCGTCTTGATTTACCTAAATCATTGCGCGTCACTGCAATATTTTTCCACCCTTATGGTTCATTCCCTTTTCCAGATCGTAAATGATAATATTAAGGGCACGAATCCTTACATGGAGCATTGTGGCTCCCTACTGTTAATTTTTCACCATCTTGAAAATAGACTAttccttctctttgttttctctctgttagCCATTATGTTATCCTAAGGAGAACTTTATCTCAGCAGCCGCACTGGGGAACCGTTCTCATAACATGGCCACTCACGTGTCTTACAGTTCTGTCTTTAATTATCATTTCAACACGAGCATCCCCTCGTTTTTACTgctttccctgccccacccagtgCCACAAATTGCAGCCACCGGCCTTCCAGCCAAAGAAGACTCGATGCAATTCCATGCCTGTCTTCACCTAACTAATCCACTACTGCAGAGCACCTTTAGTGGCCTTGGGGCACCACCTTTATGCTTGTCCCGTCTGGGACAATCTGAAAGTTGTGACCTTGCTGCATTGGCCACCCCACACAAAATGAGGTCATTAGGTTGTGAAGTTGGGTGAGCCGGTTTATTTCAATGTAGCTTTTGGGATAGGTAGAAAGCAGAGATGGGAACCATTTAATTCAACCCCTGTCAACAATAGGGATGCTCAGAAAACcgaactcagatcccaacccttCCTGGCTTTTCCCATCCTTAATGATGTCCAtccatctcctcctctctgcAGCAGAGCGCACTACGTCCTGTGTGCTTCCAGACACTGTTGGCCTGGGGATGCTTCTCTCTTGTTTTGATTGCATGTGCATGTGTCTCTCTCCCTGCATGCAGAATCTATCCAATTTCTATCCATTCCCCATGACTGGAGTGCAAACGCTGCTGAACACCCTCCTCGCTTTAGACTTGTGCTGACCAGACAGCCCTGGTTGACCAGACAGCCCTGTATGGCGTGTATATGTTCGGTCCAGGTTACCAAGGCCTCGGCAGCGACTCCATAGTTAAAGTTGCATCAAAATCTCTCCTTAAATATCTCGATGGAGGTGGTAGATGGTTTCTGTCTGAGGTGATCTTCCCGGCTAGCGTGTGCACTGATGCCCACGCCCTCGAGCCGTGCACCTGGGAGATGTGCCTTCCTGGCAGGTAGGTGCAAGGAAACATGAACCTGAAGGTCATGTTCCTGGGCTGAGAGGGCATGAGAAAACAGCATCGGTGGGTGAGATGAAGTGGAGCTCTCCTGCCAAAAGGCTGTAACGAGCATGTGTGCCTTGAACTGTTTGTTTCAGGGGGATGCTAGTtgacctcttcctcccccaccacccgcTTCCTCTCCTTCACCAACTCCAGTTATTAAGAAAGCAGAGTCGGAGGCAGTGTGAGCCAGAGATGCAGCAACTCCCTGTGTTCCTCCTTGTGAGTATCCCTCGCTCTCCCCTCTTCCACCTTTCCCAAGGAGATaaatggatggacagacgggTTACTAGAGGCAGATGGTTCCTGCTAATTACACAGCTAATGGAGTGGGGAAGGTGGGGAGCAGGAGACTGCCTCTTCCCAGctccccctcaccctcctctGTCCTCGCCCCTTCTTCCGCCTCTCGCCTCGGGGTTGGCCAAGCAGGAAAAACTGCTGACGAGTGAAAGGAAATGGGAAATTCAGTTTCATCAGGAATTCCAGGGAGATGAGgactcagcaaaaaaaaaaaagaaaaacagagggggagagagaagccagGGCTGTGCTGCCGCAGCTGCACAGCTGACTGGATTGACAATCATTTAACCTCCCCCCAGCAACCAGCTTCGATCCTGGAATGGGACAGAGAGCAGCAGGGccctgatggatggatggacagggcgggggtgggggtaacGCTGGAACGGGGTCTGTTTGGAAACTCTCTTCGGAACCTCCTCTCCCCCTTCTTCGGATGTGTTGTTCTTTcttgccttttctttctttctttcttttaaagaaacgAAAGCAGCCGCTGTCTCCCATTCAGAGTTGATGTGGGGAAAGGTGGGGGGCCAAGTGAGGAAACAGCCACATGCGTTATTGCTGGGACGCTCCCACTGCAAAGGCTTTTGGCGGCGATAATAAGGATGGTGGGAGCAGAGGAAGAGGGTGACAGATGTCAGAAGCTCCTCGAACTCTCCAGCTATTCTGCAAGGGTTGTGGGGGAGACAGAACATGCTGCGGGAGCGGGGACAGCCAGCTGCATGGAGAGCAGTAACTGTTCCACTGCTGCATACATTACAGACTGCTCAATGTGCAGGAGAATGCTCCTTTGTGGTACATGAGTGCAAATACTattctctgtctcctccccctcctctaccctgctctcctccctcccctctacctactccctctctcttctccccaatCTCTCCTCTGTCCCTCtgcctctcctttctttcttctccctcgATTCCCCCCTGCTTTATTCCATCCCCGTCATTCTccgtctcccctccccacccccaatctttCACAGGAGATTTCACTTTGCCAGGATACAGTCTGGTAAATTTGCGGCAGCCACCACGGAGAGAACTCAGGAACCCACCTTGGACCCGCTGTGTCCCTTTGACGGAGCATTCTGGATTCAGAGACCCCCCCAGCAGGGGTGCTTTGCTGGCATTCCCAAGCCTCCTGCCATCCCGCAAGCCTTGCCTGTCCTATCTCCCTCTTCGGCTGTTTGCTACATGGAGAATAAGAGCTGCAAAGGGGACAGCCTGCGGCCAGCTGTACAGTGCAAACACACTGTGGAGAAGAAGACAATGACTAACCCCACGACGGTGATTGAAATCTACCCAGACACCACTGAGGTGAACGATTACTATCTCTGGTCCATCTTCAACTTTGTATACCTCAACTTCTGCTGTCTCG carries:
- the IFITM10 gene encoding interferon-induced transmembrane protein 10 — protein: MPTPSSRAPGRCAFLAVQILFSVSSPSSTLLSSLPSTYSLSLLPNLSSVPLPLLSFFSLDSPLLYSIPVILRLPSPPPIFHRRFHFARIQSGKFAAATTERTQEPTLDPLCPFDGAFWIQRPPQQGCFAGIPKPPAIPQALPVLSPSSAVCYMENKSCKGDSLRPAVQCKHTVEKKTMTNPTTVIEIYPDTTEVNDYYLWSIFNFVYLNFCCLGFIALAYSLKVRDKKLLNDLNGAVEDAKTARLFNITSSALATFCIILVFIFLRYPLTDY